The genomic DNA tctttttttaatggataCATAAATTTTACTCACTTCCACAgttattttccattttgtaaaattaaaattgttgcACTTTGAAAACAAAGTTGTAAacgtttcgaacgatcgttccTTCCTTATCTTTCACACGCTGTTTAGGTGTTGCTCGAATGAAGCTGATACTTAGACTGAATTATAAAGTCAAATAGAAGCAGTTAATACTTTTTCCCTCTACCTATACCTCTACGTTGAATGCTTATTTTATTGGTTTACCGAACCAAACGCTAAATAGTCCGTAGCACTAAATTAAAAAGCTTCATTTTTAAAGTTTTGTCCCAAGTTTTTGAGATTTACGAATACTTGAACAGTCCTaatttcaagaaagaaaaaaattccaaggacaatcgatttatcgatgaaaataataggaAATTTATAACTTCGTAATACACATTTCACAACTTCactacgaataaataatattgaaagaacAAGTCAAATGATTTCAGCAAGATTTAAGATCAGGACATACAACGAAGTATTCATccataaaaaaaggaaataaaagcatatataatttttatataagtaaacaaaaataagcatatatatatatacaatttaatgtgataaataaatagtttaataaataaaaaaaaaggagaagtaaTCCGCCGACACACGTTCGAAATTTGACAAATTTAACCTTCATTtctgaaattttattcatccTAAAAAACTTTGTTCATTCTGATCCCTCTGCACTGGTTGTTTAATCGAAAGAtctaaatatttcgataagatTTTAAATTGGATAAATCATTGATCTGTACATTGTCGAAACCAgcagaaattattattctttttttcttgtcatttTTCAACTTCTTTCACGCATTACCAATCGTTACAAATAATCTAGTAATCATGGTCCACATGATCATAAAAAAGACCATTGCTATAATAACTTTCAATAATTGATGCATCCAGTAAAGCCTTAAAAATTtcccaagaaaaaaaaaaatcattaaaaattgatcattAACGATACACATTCGTACAGTCGACAAtaaaagaggatagaaaaagaggataagaaaaataataattaccttCGCCATTTTATACGAGCTTCAGGAAGTGTATCGATTggatcttttaatatatatattcttacacCCAAGAGATaagttttaaagaaattatcccactttatttgtttcatatCGCATAAGAACAATTCACGATCTTCGATGGTTAACTTATTTAATAGTTCACTCCATCTTTCATTCGTATATTTCCATTCGGTCGTTGTAAAATAACCGAGCATGTCCGATATTttgtgaattttattatatatcttgaGTAACctttaacgaaaaataataatctatgaaaaattcgtatgaatatctttttttactttgttctctctctttttttctttctatccttttaaAGAGTtctaattatatgaaatattaaattaaattaacataataaataaattaaagtagaatttaataacataataaatcattaaattaaattataaaataagttacttaattaaatgtaattataaaattatataagaagaGAGATTATATTACCTTGGTTGTTTACCGATGCACAGAGCGAATGTGTCTATTAAAAGAGCTggtaataaatgtaaaaagtaAATGCAGAGTATATAAACCAGtcgatattttacatttctaaAGCTATAATACCAAATAGCTTTCTTAGATGGTAATGGCATTCCATATTTGGCAGTCATGTATTTTAATTCGTCGAAAGTTATTGGATTATCTTTGGatacgtaattataaattgGAATATCCTCATTCCttctgaaatataatatataaaaatacggattacttttcattatttttaataataatcttaaagGATCTATGGCTTCAATTAAATCGATACAAAAGCAGAGTGGAACGTAGTAAAAGAAGTGGtcagtaaaagaagaaatagttgAGACTCTCGTCGAATATACCATATAGATTATCCAATATTGATAACAAAAGttcaaaaattagaaattttactttaatatatttattatattaatttaatttagtaattaatataacatttttttcgatagatAATTACATTACATCATAGATATTAAAGAACAAACGGTATACGATTGTTCTTGTAATGTACCAATACAttagaaaatgtataataaacatgtataataaattcttattcaTAATACATTGgataaaaaatcagaaaattttcaatttgtcaAAAACTGCTATTCAGATTTATTCAGAAGACTCAAAAGAAAACCTACTTGTACGTAATAGACAATAGACTTGTACTTAATAATCAGATGTCTATACAACAACAACTTATTCTTgtgattatcgataaatttatcgaaatccGTACGCTAACTTAGTAAGTATtactaaaattattattaaagtaatattattatgaaacaAATGCaagtaattgtaattatatacgaTTAGGAACATTTGATAaggaaatttataaagaaaaaaagaaaaaattctgataTGGTTATACAATacgattatataaacatttagaAATATCATTTGATCGAATTTTACCTTCGATTATTAGCAATCTCCCATGCACTTACGATTAAACCGTTCGCCGTAAGATCTCCCGGTaatacattcatttttatcgatccatCGCAATGTGTTATTCGTATCAATCCTATTGAAGCACCTGCTGTAACTCCTATTGGCCCGTACAAGTTATCTATCCATCCTTTAATAGGTTCTCGATACGTTgatattactttaattaatataaatcatttagatattttgatatttttcgatttaagtttattattaacgttacCAACCAGCTCCTGGACGAAATATACCAATTGGTATCAAACCGGCATGCTTTTTCACCACATTTTCCGCAACTGATTTCGTGTAAACATAGGTGTTCGGCCATATTCCAAGTAATCTGAAATCGAATAATTGCATTGacgattacttttattatacgtttatattttatataattacgaatGATATTACCTTGACATTAAATATACGATcgtattaattgatttttacttttaaactaagctttcataaattaatgaaataaattttatatgatattgaattctttacataaataaataaacgatatgaaggatcttaaaaaaaaaaaagaaaaaattcgtgtatttatttaaaagtgaTGAAGAAATATGACGTTAGTTCAGAATATTCTAATCTTACCataaaaatctctctctctctctctctctctctctctctctctgtctctgtttttctctgaTTCAATTTAATCCGACGAactaataataagataaagcAAATGATCTGTTATCAGACgtccattttctctttaaaatgatttttcacgAAAATGTATACCAAAGTCTAATTTACGCTTAAAAAATCTAATCGGAAATGTAGAGCGAGTCATATTTTCTTATGCGCAAtctgaacaaaaaaattaaatccgTAAAATCTCGAAAGAGAGTTATCATtgatattgagaaaaaaaaaaatcgacacCTAGCTACTTCTGATACCATGTACCAACCTCCACTCCCTTGATCTCCTCCAATCCACTTATCTTATATAACTCTCATCTCGAAGAAATAAGAACTTACCGCGGTGTAATATCGTCGAGTAATTTTTCGTCTAGACATTCCATCAAATCGATCAATTTATCGGGATCGATTGGTGGATCATAGAATTTCTCATTGATCGAATTATAAAGACAATTAACATAAGCCGTTGATACGTGGACGAAACTCTGTAatgtcaaaaataataaaagttaaataaagtCAAATCGTTCATTGAAAGATCCtgacaattattaatacata from Vespula pensylvanica isolate Volc-1 chromosome 25, ASM1446617v1, whole genome shotgun sequence includes the following:
- the LOC122637371 gene encoding fatty acyl-CoA reductase wat-like isoform X5: MKRLTGLGTFSINVGYAKNNRKSFSLNNYVFMIEVSAYTISGKLTTISIYVFQLFSTLREKEPTFHNRIVTIEGDCSLLNLGISMTDKTTLIRNVSIVFHVAATVRFNEKIKSATAINVRSLKDAINLSKEMPKLKSFVHVSTAYVNCLYNSINEKFYDPPIDPDKLIDLMECLDEKLLDDITPRLLGIWPNTYVYTKSVAENVVKKHAGLIPIGIFRPGAVISTYREPIKGWIDNLYGPIGVTAGASIGLIRITHCDGSIKMNVLPGDLTANGLIVSAWEIANNRRRNEDIPIYNYVSKDNPITFDELKYMTAKYGMPLPSKKAIWYYSFRNVKYRLVYILCIYFLHLLPALLIDTFALCIGKQPRLLKIYNKIHKISDMLGYFTTTEWKYTNERWSELLNKLTIEDRELFLCDMKQIKWDNFFKTYLLGVRIYILKDPIDTLPEARIKWRRLYWMHQLLKVIIAMVFFMIMWTMITRLFVTIGNA
- the LOC122637371 gene encoding fatty acyl-CoA reductase wat-like isoform X3, encoding MMEVPLKKSEQEMAFENVNDLTPIQEFYSGQNIFITGGTGFIGKLLIEKLLRACPDINCIYLLIRSKKGKNVLQRKEELVEDLLFSTLREKEPTFHNRIVTIEGDCSLLNLGISMTDKTTLIRNVSIVFHVAATVRFNEKIKSATAINVRSLKDAINLSKEMPKLKSFVHVSTAYVNCLYNSINEKFYDPPIDPDKLIDLMECLDEKLLDDITPRLLGIWPNTYVYTKSVAENVVKKHAGLIPIGIFRPGAVISTYREPIKGWIDNLYGPIGVTAGASIGLIRITHCDGSIKMNVLPGDLTANGLIVSAWEIANNRRRNEDIPIYNYVSKDNPITFDELKYMTAKYGMPLPSKKAIWYYSFRNVKYRLVYILCIYFLHLLPALLIDTFALCIGKQPRLLKIYNKIHKISDMLGYFTTTEWKYTNERWSELLNKLTIEDRELFLCDMKQIKWDNFFKTYLLGVRIYILKDPIDTLPEARIKWRRLYWMHQLLKVIIAMVFFMIMWTMITRLFVTIGNA
- the LOC122637371 gene encoding fatty acyl-CoA reductase wat-like isoform X6, whose amino-acid sequence is MKRLTGLGTFSINVGYAKNNRKSFSLNNYVFMIELFSTLREKEPTFHNRIVTIEGDCSLLNLGISMTDKTTLIRNVSIVFHVAATVRFNEKIKSATAINVRSLKDAINLSKEMPKLKSFVHVSTAYVNCLYNSINEKFYDPPIDPDKLIDLMECLDEKLLDDITPRLLGIWPNTYVYTKSVAENVVKKHAGLIPIGIFRPGAVISTYREPIKGWIDNLYGPIGVTAGASIGLIRITHCDGSIKMNVLPGDLTANGLIVSAWEIANNRRRNEDIPIYNYVSKDNPITFDELKYMTAKYGMPLPSKKAIWYYSFRNVKYRLVYILCIYFLHLLPALLIDTFALCIGKQPRLLKIYNKIHKISDMLGYFTTTEWKYTNERWSELLNKLTIEDRELFLCDMKQIKWDNFFKTYLLGVRIYILKDPIDTLPEARIKWRRLYWMHQLLKVIIAMVFFMIMWTMITRLFVTIGNA
- the LOC122637371 gene encoding fatty acyl-CoA reductase wat-like isoform X4, whose protein sequence is MMEVPLKKSEQEMAFENVNDLTPIQEFYSGQNIFITGGTGFIGKLLIEKLLRACPDINCIYLLIRSKKGKNVLQRKEELVEDLLFSTLREKEPTFHNRIVTIEGDCSLLNLGISMTDKTTLIRNVSIVFHVAATVRFNEKIKSATAINVRSLKDAINLSKEMPKLKSFVHVSTAYVNCLYNSINEKFYDPPIDPDKLIDLMECLDEKLLDDITPRLLGIWPNTYVYTKSVAENVVKKHAGLIPIGIFRPGAVISTYREPIKGWIDNLYGPIGVTAGASIGLIRITHCDGSIKMNVLPGDLTANGLIVSAWEIANNRRRNEDIPIYNYVSKDNPITFDELKYMTAKYGMPLPSKKAIWYYSFRNVKYRLVYILCIYFLHLLPALLIDTFALCIGKQPRLLKIYNKIHKISDMLGYFTTTEWKYTNERWSELLNKLTIEDRELFLCDMKQIKWDNFFKTYLLGVRIYILKDPIDTLPEARIKWRRYIGKSKNDETTVGRERTGNGH
- the LOC122637371 gene encoding fatty acyl-CoA reductase wat-like isoform X7 translates to MMEVPLKKSEQEMAFENVNDLTPIQEFYSGQNIFITGGTGFIGKLLIEKLLRACPDINCIYLLIRSKKGKNVLQRKEELVEDLLFSTLREKEPTFHNRIVTIEGDCSLLNLGISMTDKTTLIRNVSIVFHVAATVRFNEKIKSATAINVRSLKDAINLSKEMPKLKSFVHVSTAYVNCLYNSINEKFYDPPIDPDKLIDLMECLDEKLLDDITPRLLGIWPNTYVYTKSVAENVVKKHAGLIPIGIFRPGAVISTYREPIKGWIDNLYGPIGVTAGASIGLIRITHCDGSIKMNVLPGDLTANGLIVSAWEIANNRRRNEDIPIYNYVSKDNPITFDELKYMTAKYGMPLPSKKAICSFNRHIRSVHR